Proteins from one Oscillatoria nigro-viridis PCC 7112 genomic window:
- a CDS encoding trifunctional serine/threonine-protein kinase/ATP-binding protein/sensor histidine kinase — MASITNIFRGYQINEQIYAGNRTLVYRGRRSSDRQPVAIKVLRNDFPRFHELVHFRNQFVITKNLELPGTVKAYSLETYHNHYALVMEDFGGISLSSYLASLVFASNEPLEGLPVNEFLPIAIQIANSLDGLYRHHVIHKDLKPANILINPVSKEVKLIDFSIASLLPRETQEIQNPNLLEGTLPYISPEQTGRMNRGIDYRTDFYSLGVTFYELLTRQLPFQSEDPIELVHCHLAQQPIPVHHLNKSVPLVLSEIVSKLMAKNAEDRYQSAIGLKFDLETCLYQWQKTGEIASFKLGQRDLCDRFIIPEKLYGRENEVFSLLAAFDRVSAGSAEMMLVAGFSGIGKTAVVNEVHKPIVAARGYFIKGKFDQFGRSQPFSAFVQAFRDLMGQLLSETDAKVEQWKTQILAALGENAQVIVEVIPELERIIGEQPPAPELSGSAAQNRFNRLLENFIQLFTTKEHPLVIFLDDLQWADSASLNLIQLLTSDRDRRYLFLIGAYRDNEVSPVNPLVVTLSEIQQTGATVNTITLAPLDCVNLNSLIADTLACSKALAMPLTELVDQKTQGNPFFSTQFLKSLHEDGLITFNFEARYWQCDIARVRTLALTDDVVEFMAIQLQKLPIQTQEVLKLAACIGNEFDIATLAVVCEKSSSDTAANLWPALQAGLILPLTEIYKFFTSEEFEFGNQNSETESNTSDSWFQNADSCYYKFMHDRVQQAAYVLIPESQKQSTHLNIGQLLLINTPTTEREEKIFNIVNQLNYGVDLITEPTERYQLAELNLIAGRKAKTATAYVAARKYLSFGRQILAPDSWHTHYETALELHVLAAETAYLSYDFQDMEELADLVLHNARTLLDKVKVYEIELSACTAQVKPKQAVEMGLAVLKLLGICFPENPTPADIQQGLEQTASLFAGKKIADFIDLPEMENLQKQAALRILSALVSPAYITAPLLLPLVIVEMVHLSVSYGNAPLSAFAYGLYGLVLSGVLQDIETGFEFGQLALNIVDLFNANYLKTKVYYTVGVHIIHGKHHVKETIPILKEGYAIGLETGELELGYSAKEISQYSYLIGREIAGLEEEVATYCKALVQFKQEAALNYTQIVHQALLNLLGRSENPCQFVGDAYNEQTMLPFHIQANDRNGLHYLYFHKLLVCYLFGETEQALENARQAEQYLDAVTGMLNVPMFYFYDSLARLGVCTELGSSEEKQEHLQKVKNNQETLHKWAHHAPMNFSHKCYLVEAELFRVLGENVQAMESYDRAIFLAKENDYLNEAALANELAAKFYLVWGKEKVAQVYLIDAYYAYARWGAKAKIDALEQRYPELLAPIFKQEKAGSLEEGTTSNETSLISSHRQTIAGSTSTTVIDLPTVIKAYQALSSEIKLEQLLTTLMEVAIQNAGAQTGVLILKEEDNWTIAIHCSDRQGCLLQETIGIEESESIPQTVINYVKRTQKTLVFDDVKTELIFAADPYIKQHQPKSILCTPITHQGKMMAILYLENNLTTGAFTGDRVALLNILCSQAAISLENAGLYQQSQKLYQQSQEYAQKLEQSIQDLKQMQLQLVQGEKMSALGNLVAGVAHEINNPVGFIAGNLQPAQEYVGDLFNLIDLYQEKFPNPGVEIESEIEDIDLEYLREDLPKLIGSMQEGVERIRNISTSLRTFSRADSDRPVSFNIHDGLESTLLILKHRLKASEFRPAIEVVREYGNLPPVKCFPGQLNQVFMNVLANAIDALEESNKGRSFKEIKALPNQITLQTALSESNNQVVIRIKDNGVGMSNEVKENIFNHLFTTKAVGQGTGLGLSIARQIVVEKHGGTLAVNSSLGHGSEFVISIPA; from the coding sequence ATGGCTAGCATAACAAATATTTTTCGAGGATATCAGATTAACGAGCAAATATACGCAGGCAATCGAACTCTAGTTTATCGTGGCCGTCGGTCTTCAGATCGGCAGCCCGTAGCGATCAAAGTGCTGCGAAATGACTTTCCCCGCTTCCACGAACTGGTGCACTTCCGCAATCAGTTTGTCATTACTAAAAACTTAGAGCTCCCCGGTACTGTCAAGGCATACAGCCTGGAGACTTACCACAACCACTATGCTCTGGTAATGGAAGACTTTGGCGGAATTTCCTTAAGTAGCTACCTCGCTAGTTTGGTGTTCGCCAGCAACGAACCCCTGGAAGGGTTGCCCGTTAACGAGTTTCTTCCCATTGCAATTCAAATTGCCAACTCGCTCGACGGACTTTACCGCCACCACGTCATCCATAAAGACCTCAAACCCGCCAACATTTTAATTAACCCTGTCAGCAAAGAAGTGAAGCTGATTGACTTCAGCATCGCTTCCCTGTTGCCGCGCGAAACCCAAGAAATTCAAAATCCCAACCTTCTAGAAGGCACTTTACCTTACATATCTCCCGAACAAACTGGGCGAATGAACCGAGGCATTGACTACCGCACGGATTTCTACTCTCTGGGAGTTACATTCTACGAACTGCTGACGAGACAGTTGCCTTTCCAAAGCGAAGATCCGATAGAGTTAGTACACTGTCACCTTGCCCAGCAGCCTATTCCAGTCCATCACCTCAACAAAAGCGTTCCATTGGTGCTGTCTGAAATTGTTAGCAAACTGATGGCGAAGAATGCTGAAGATAGGTATCAAAGTGCGATCGGACTCAAGTTTGATTTGGAAACTTGTTTGTACCAGTGGCAAAAAACTGGAGAAATCGCCTCTTTTAAACTAGGGCAGCGAGATTTGTGCGATCGCTTCATCATTCCCGAAAAATTATATGGTAGAGAGAACGAAGTATTCTCCCTACTGGCAGCCTTCGATCGCGTGAGTGCCGGAAGCGCGGAAATGATGCTGGTGGCTGGCTTCTCAGGTATTGGCAAAACCGCCGTCGTCAACGAAGTTCACAAACCGATTGTCGCAGCTAGAGGCTACTTCATCAAAGGCAAATTCGACCAATTTGGACGCAGCCAACCCTTCTCAGCTTTTGTACAAGCTTTTCGCGATTTAATGGGTCAATTGTTGAGCGAAACAGATGCTAAAGTTGAGCAGTGGAAGACTCAAATCCTGGCAGCGTTGGGCGAGAATGCTCAGGTAATTGTTGAGGTAATTCCCGAACTAGAACGGATTATCGGAGAGCAACCCCCGGCACCAGAACTTTCGGGCAGTGCTGCCCAAAATCGCTTCAATCGGTTACTCGAGAACTTCATTCAACTCTTCACAACCAAAGAACATCCCCTCGTCATTTTCTTAGACGACTTGCAATGGGCCGACTCAGCCTCATTGAACTTGATTCAACTTCTGACGAGCGATCGCGATCGGCGGTATCTCTTTTTAATAGGAGCGTATCGAGATAACGAAGTCAGTCCCGTAAACCCTTTGGTGGTGACATTATCCGAAATCCAACAAACGGGAGCTACTGTAAACACCATTACCCTCGCGCCGCTCGATTGCGTCAATTTGAATAGTTTGATTGCCGATACCTTAGCTTGTTCTAAAGCCTTGGCTATGCCATTAACAGAACTGGTAGATCAAAAAACCCAAGGCAATCCATTTTTCAGCACGCAATTTCTCAAATCTTTGCATGAAGATGGGCTAATTACGTTTAATTTTGAGGCTCGGTATTGGCAGTGCGATATCGCGAGAGTGCGAACCTTAGCACTAACGGATGATGTTGTCGAGTTCATGGCGATTCAATTGCAAAAGTTGCCAATCCAGACGCAAGAAGTTTTAAAGTTAGCTGCCTGCATTGGTAACGAATTCGATATAGCAACGCTGGCGGTAGTTTGTGAAAAATCTTCTTCGGATACGGCCGCCAACTTGTGGCCGGCTTTGCAAGCAGGGTTGATTCTCCCACTAACGGAAATTTATAAATTTTTTACTTCAGAGGAGTTTGAATTCGGCAATCAGAATTCAGAAACAGAAAGCAATACTTCTGACTCGTGGTTTCAGAATGCAGACTCCTGTTATTACAAATTTATGCACGATCGCGTACAGCAAGCAGCTTACGTTTTGATTCCCGAATCCCAGAAACAATCCACTCACCTCAATATTGGTCAACTTTTGTTGATTAATACTCCAACAACAGAAAGGGAAGAGAAAATTTTTAATATAGTCAACCAGTTGAATTATGGTGTTGATTTAATTACCGAGCCAACAGAGCGTTACCAACTGGCTGAGTTGAATTTAATCGCGGGACGCAAGGCGAAGACTGCTACTGCTTATGTTGCGGCACGCAAATATTTAAGTTTTGGCAGGCAAATCCTAGCTCCCGATAGCTGGCACACTCACTATGAAACAGCCCTGGAACTGCACGTATTAGCGGCAGAAACTGCATACCTGAGCTATGATTTTCAGGACATGGAGGAATTAGCTGATTTAGTCCTGCACAATGCCAGAACGCTGCTGGATAAGGTGAAAGTGTATGAAATAGAGCTTTCTGCTTGTACGGCGCAAGTCAAACCCAAACAAGCCGTTGAAATGGGGTTAGCAGTTCTCAAACTCTTGGGAATCTGCTTTCCCGAAAATCCAACTCCGGCAGATATTCAGCAGGGACTAGAACAAACCGCGTCACTTTTTGCTGGCAAAAAAATTGCGGACTTTATTGATTTGCCAGAAATGGAAAATCTCCAAAAGCAAGCAGCCTTGCGAATTTTATCAGCTTTAGTTTCTCCAGCCTACATCACGGCTCCACTTCTCCTGCCACTGGTTATTGTGGAAATGGTTCATTTGTCGGTTAGTTATGGGAATGCTCCCTTATCTGCTTTTGCTTACGGGTTGTATGGATTGGTATTAAGCGGTGTACTTCAAGACATTGAAACAGGGTTTGAATTTGGGCAATTGGCGTTAAATATTGTTGATTTATTTAATGCTAATTACCTCAAAACAAAAGTATATTATACAGTCGGCGTTCACATCATACATGGCAAACATCATGTTAAAGAAACCATCCCTATTTTAAAAGAGGGTTACGCGATAGGGCTGGAAACGGGAGAGCTAGAATTAGGATATTCAGCCAAAGAAATCTCTCAATATTCATATTTAATCGGTCGGGAAATTGCCGGACTCGAAGAGGAGGTAGCGACCTACTGCAAGGCGTTGGTTCAATTTAAACAAGAAGCAGCGTTAAATTATACTCAAATCGTTCATCAGGCTTTATTAAATCTGCTGGGGCGATCGGAAAATCCCTGTCAATTTGTGGGAGATGCCTACAATGAACAAACAATGCTCCCATTTCACATCCAAGCAAACGATCGCAACGGACTCCACTATTTGTACTTCCATAAACTGCTTGTGTGTTACCTGTTTGGAGAAACCGAGCAAGCTTTAGAAAATGCTCGGCAAGCCGAACAGTATTTAGACGCGGTGACGGGTATGCTCAATGTGCCGATGTTCTACTTTTATGACTCTCTAGCACGGCTGGGAGTTTGTACCGAGCTGGGTTCATCGGAAGAGAAACAAGAACATCTGCAAAAAGTGAAAAACAACCAGGAAACCCTTCATAAATGGGCACATCACGCCCCCATGAATTTCTCTCACAAATGTTACCTAGTGGAAGCCGAACTGTTCCGAGTGCTGGGTGAAAATGTGCAGGCGATGGAGAGTTACGATCGCGCCATTTTTCTTGCTAAAGAAAACGATTATCTCAACGAAGCAGCTCTGGCGAATGAATTGGCTGCTAAATTCTACTTGGTATGGGGGAAAGAAAAAGTTGCCCAGGTATATCTAATAGATGCTTACTATGCTTATGCTCGTTGGGGAGCGAAAGCAAAAATCGACGCTCTAGAACAACGCTATCCCGAACTTCTGGCTCCTATCTTCAAACAGGAGAAAGCTGGTTCGTTGGAGGAAGGTACTACCTCCAATGAGACTTCATTGATTTCTAGTCATCGCCAAACAATTGCTGGCAGTACGAGTACCACAGTAATAGATTTACCAACTGTTATCAAAGCTTATCAAGCTTTGTCTAGCGAAATTAAGCTGGAACAATTGCTCACTACCCTGATGGAAGTAGCGATTCAGAATGCAGGCGCTCAAACAGGAGTATTGATTTTGAAAGAAGAGGACAACTGGACAATCGCCATCCACTGTAGCGATCGCCAAGGCTGTCTTTTGCAAGAAACTATTGGGATCGAGGAGAGCGAATCAATTCCCCAGACTGTCATTAATTACGTCAAACGCACCCAGAAAACCCTAGTTTTCGATGATGTCAAGACTGAATTAATATTTGCTGCTGACCCCTATATCAAGCAGCACCAACCTAAGAGCATCCTATGTACTCCGATTACCCATCAAGGCAAAATGATGGCAATTCTGTATTTGGAAAATAATCTGACGACGGGGGCATTCACTGGCGATCGCGTCGCCCTCCTCAACATCCTCTGCTCGCAAGCTGCTATCTCGCTGGAAAACGCGGGCTTGTATCAGCAATCTCAAAAGCTTTATCAACAATCCCAGGAATATGCCCAAAAACTGGAGCAGTCTATCCAGGATCTCAAACAGATGCAACTGCAATTGGTGCAGGGTGAGAAGATGTCTGCTCTGGGAAATTTAGTCGCAGGGGTAGCCCACGAAATTAACAATCCCGTAGGCTTTATCGCCGGCAACTTGCAACCGGCTCAAGAATACGTGGGGGATTTATTCAATTTGATCGATTTGTATCAAGAAAAATTTCCCAATCCCGGAGTGGAAATAGAATCAGAAATTGAGGATATAGACTTGGAGTATTTGCGAGAAGATTTGCCCAAATTAATTGGCTCGATGCAGGAGGGAGTCGAGCGCATCCGCAATATCAGTACGAGTTTGAGAACGTTTTCCAGGGCAGATAGCGATCGACCTGTTTCTTTCAATATTCACGACGGACTCGAAAGCACTCTGCTAATTCTCAAGCACCGTTTAAAAGCCAGCGAGTTCCGCCCTGCCATTGAAGTTGTGAGAGAGTATGGTAACTTACCCCCAGTCAAATGCTTTCCCGGACAGTTAAACCAGGTATTTATGAATGTACTGGCTAATGCCATTGACGCTCTGGAGGAGTCAAATAAGGGGCGCAGTTTTAAGGAAATTAAAGCCCTACCCAATCAAATCACGCTTCAAACTGCTCTGAGCGAATCCAACAATCAGGTTGTGATTCGGATTAAGGATAATGGAGTGGGGATGTCGAACGAAGTCAAGGAAAACATCTTTAACCACTTATTCACGACCAAGGCTGTGGGTCAAGGAACCGGATTGGGATTGTCTATTGCCCGCCAAATTGTTGTGGAAAAACATGGAGGTACGTTAGCCGTGAATTCCTCTTTGGGGCATGGTTCGGAGTTTGTGATTTCTATTCCGGCGTGA
- a CDS encoding phosphodiester glycosidase family protein gives MKRNFFYWRLILSVSILPVLAIAPSLLWNQPGRAQQGERAELIDASSSSQGMNSLADSESRLKLISCTIVKNGQDACEVRKFTLCGTGILPVHKRLIENGATSQLKPTEILTDSSLEKTLTMRQGIQPLSEYRLLAQSVPPSSIIRQGGQVSLNDRILPLSWTQHLIHASRTRQGMNSLADSESRLKPTEILTDSSLEKTLTMRQGIQPLSEYRLLAQSLPPSSIIRQGGQVSLNDRILPLSWTQHLIHASRARQGMNSLADSESRLKPTEILTYSPLERTSAMRQGIHSLSEYRLLAQSLPPSSRVRQGSQVSLNGRLLPLSWTQQPANSTSADFRTWIADVGLMQSAGVDLLSSADSTKQPVQWFSVSLTGVQSLAARATGPYRYLDVTDFARLAGWEISADGNILKITSQTASVTGIRQAEIESGDRIVVDLDRPAPWQVNFVNKPIPSPTPTPNPPDDPTKPAIPLPNLRTAPNLETPDDPTKPALPLQITPLQPIAGQEWSIAIDAQVAPAIIQQTFSTSQQLLSLKVEPDGAQTKVKVRIPLGWRPQVFSLGNPNRLAIDIRPDSLVEKNIVWAPGVQWRQQYQNLGTARFPVVWLEVNPRQSGIKIRPILSNPPADRGTAPLLQTAEVSGAAAAINAGFFNRINRLALGAIRRDNKWLSGPILNRGAIAWNDRGEFAIDRLTLQETLITPANQFLPVSHLNSAYVQSGIGRYNSDWGTTYTPLSGNEIVVTVAGDLVVSQSPGGAAGTTTFPIPANGYVLALRSDLSIAPQFTPGTLLRLETNTFPADFNRFPYILGGGPVLVQNSRVVLDAKAEGFSDAYVRQTAIRSAIGRTAAGNLLIVAVHNRAGGAGPNFAELAQILQQMGAVEALNLDGGSSTSLYLGGSLLDRPPSTAASVHNAIGIFIQP, from the coding sequence GTGAAACGTAATTTTTTCTATTGGCGTCTAATATTGTCAGTCTCGATTTTACCCGTACTGGCGATCGCCCCGTCTTTGCTCTGGAATCAACCCGGAAGAGCACAACAGGGGGAGAGGGCTGAGCTGATTGATGCTTCGAGCTCCAGCCAGGGAATGAATTCCCTGGCTGATAGCGAAAGTCGGTTAAAACTGATATCTTGCACCATTGTCAAGAACGGGCAAGATGCCTGTGAAGTGAGAAAATTCACTCTTTGTGGAACAGGCATCTTGCCTGTTCATAAAAGACTTATTGAGAATGGTGCAACATCTCAGTTAAAACCGACTGAAATATTGACCGATAGTTCTCTTGAGAAAACTTTAACTATGAGACAGGGAATTCAACCCCTGTCGGAATATAGGCTTTTGGCTCAATCTGTACCGCCTTCTTCGATAATTAGACAAGGCGGCCAAGTGTCTCTAAACGACCGCATTCTCCCCCTAAGTTGGACTCAGCATTTGATTCATGCTTCGAGAACCCGCCAGGGAATGAATTCCCTGGCTGATAGCGAAAGTCGGTTAAAACCGACTGAAATATTGACCGATAGTTCTCTTGAGAAAACTTTAACTATGAGACAGGGAATTCAACCCCTGTCGGAATATAGGCTTTTGGCTCAATCCCTACCGCCTTCTTCGATAATTAGACAAGGCGGCCAAGTGTCTCTAAACGACCGCATTCTCCCCCTAAGTTGGACTCAGCATTTGATTCATGCTTCGAGAGCCCGCCAGGGAATGAATTCCCTGGCTGATAGCGAAAGTCGGTTAAAACCGACTGAAATATTGACATATAGTCCTCTTGAGAGGACTTCAGCTATGAGACAGGGAATTCATTCCCTGTCGGAATATAGGCTTTTGGCTCAATCTTTACCGCCATCTTCGAGAGTTAGACAAGGCAGCCAAGTGTCTCTAAACGGTCGCCTTCTTCCCCTAAGTTGGACTCAGCAGCCGGCAAACAGCACTTCTGCAGATTTCCGAACTTGGATTGCTGACGTTGGATTGATGCAAAGTGCGGGAGTGGATTTGCTTAGCAGCGCCGACAGTACCAAACAACCGGTGCAGTGGTTTTCGGTATCTTTAACCGGTGTTCAAAGCTTAGCAGCGCGGGCAACAGGCCCGTATCGTTACTTAGATGTTACCGATTTTGCTCGACTTGCGGGCTGGGAGATATCTGCTGATGGGAATATTCTAAAAATTACTTCTCAAACTGCAAGTGTTACTGGAATTCGGCAAGCAGAAATAGAATCTGGCGATCGCATTGTTGTAGATCTCGATCGCCCCGCCCCTTGGCAAGTTAACTTTGTCAATAAACCAATCCCGTCGCCGACGCCGACACCCAACCCCCCGGACGACCCCACAAAGCCCGCTATCCCACTGCCAAACCTCCGCACAGCGCCAAACCTCGAAACACCAGACGACCCGACGAAACCGGCTCTCCCGCTGCAAATAACGCCATTACAGCCGATCGCCGGTCAAGAATGGTCGATCGCGATCGATGCCCAAGTCGCACCCGCCATAATTCAGCAGACTTTTTCAACCAGCCAACAATTGCTATCACTAAAAGTCGAACCTGACGGCGCTCAAACCAAAGTCAAAGTAAGGATTCCTTTAGGTTGGCGGCCGCAAGTTTTCAGCTTGGGAAATCCCAATCGATTAGCGATCGACATTCGGCCAGATTCGTTAGTAGAAAAAAACATTGTTTGGGCTCCCGGTGTGCAGTGGCGGCAGCAGTATCAGAATTTAGGAACTGCTCGTTTTCCGGTAGTTTGGTTAGAAGTTAATCCGCGTCAATCCGGTATAAAAATTCGACCAATTCTCAGCAATCCGCCTGCCGATCGAGGCACTGCACCTTTATTGCAAACAGCAGAAGTGTCTGGTGCCGCTGCGGCGATTAATGCAGGTTTTTTCAATCGAATTAATCGCTTAGCTTTAGGCGCTATTCGGCGGGACAATAAATGGCTTTCCGGCCCGATTTTGAATCGGGGGGCGATCGCCTGGAACGATCGGGGCGAATTTGCGATCGATCGTTTGACTTTGCAAGAAACTTTGATAACTCCGGCAAATCAATTTTTGCCTGTTTCTCATCTCAATAGTGCCTACGTGCAATCGGGAATCGGTCGCTACAATTCTGATTGGGGAACAACTTATACTCCGCTGTCTGGCAATGAAATAGTTGTGACTGTTGCGGGCGATCTAGTTGTCAGCCAATCCCCCGGAGGTGCGGCGGGAACAACAACTTTTCCCATTCCAGCTAACGGTTATGTTTTGGCTTTGCGTTCGGATTTGTCGATCGCCCCTCAATTCACACCCGGCACTTTATTGCGTCTGGAAACTAACACTTTTCCTGCTGATTTCAACCGTTTTCCATACATTCTCGGCGGCGGGCCGGTCTTGGTACAAAACAGTCGAGTGGTTTTGGATGCGAAGGCGGAAGGGTTTAGCGATGCCTATGTTCGACAGACAGCAATTAGAAGTGCGATCGGGCGAACTGCTGCGGGGAATTTGCTGATTGTAGCGGTGCACAATCGCGCGGGCGGGGCGGGGCCAAATTTCGCAGAACTCGCGCAGATATTGCAGCAAATGGGTGCTGTGGAGGCTTTAAATTTGGATGGCGGAAGTTCGACGAGTTTGTATTTGGGAGGTAGTTTGCTCGATCGACCTCCGTCAACTGCTGCGAGCGTTCATAATGCGATCGGTATTTTCATTCAACCATAA
- a CDS encoding DUF1499 domain-containing protein, with protein sequence MRTVETKSPTAWKRVLVILISLLAVAVLSIATFIAIPGEKTMFAGTRPANIGIQSGKLAACPSSPNCVSSFSQDAEHKIEPLAYTSSQSEAMVKLKGAIESYGKTKIITATDNYLYAEFTSALMGFVDDVEFLVDDSAKVIHVRSASRLGQSDLGVNRSRIEAIRTQFNQL encoded by the coding sequence TTGCGAACAGTTGAAACAAAATCGCCGACAGCATGGAAAAGAGTCCTGGTTATTTTAATATCACTGCTAGCAGTAGCGGTACTGTCGATCGCTACTTTTATCGCTATACCTGGAGAAAAAACCATGTTTGCTGGAACCAGACCTGCCAATATCGGGATTCAGTCAGGAAAACTCGCAGCGTGCCCGAGTTCCCCCAACTGCGTCAGCAGCTTCAGTCAAGATGCCGAACACAAAATTGAGCCTTTGGCCTACACTTCGTCCCAGAGTGAAGCGATGGTAAAGCTCAAAGGGGCGATCGAGTCCTATGGAAAAACTAAAATTATCACGGCAACTGATAATTACCTCTATGCGGAGTTCACCAGCGCTTTGATGGGGTTTGTTGATGACGTTGAATTTTTGGTAGATGATAGCGCAAAAGTCATCCACGTGCGATCGGCTTCGCGTCTGGGACAGTCGGATTTGGGAGTTAACCGCAGTCGCATAGAAGCTATCAGAACTCAATTCAATCAACTCTGA
- a CDS encoding adenylate/guanylate cyclase domain-containing protein: MQMKAEQTENYQADILVVDDTPDNLRLLIRILQKNGYKVRPVTNGFSALDAIQSSAPDLILLDIMMPDIDGYELCKKLKAQSQFKEIPIIFLSALEEGINKAKAFEVGGADYITKPFQVKEVLARVSNQLTVRLLQMQLQEKNQKLTAQNIQLHQEIAERHQVEMETRLLLQATQAISKSEDFESAIDVILGLICKTIEWNLGEAWIPCSDGFLKCATGRYVSDLSFAQFRQTSWQLIFAPGVGLPGRIGQSQQSEWIEDVSTAPEQVFSRAEIARSVGLKAAFGVPILADNQVLAILIFYREKVLKCQPRLLELVSAVATQLGSLIQRKQAEAALKVQQGQTEKLLLNILPKPIADRLQKEQKLIADHFDEVSVLFADLVGFTEFSAHKSPTQLVEILNGIFSEFDRLSELHGLEKIKTIGDAYMVVGGLPTPREDHSEAIALLALEMQAALRRFNAKMGENFQLRLGIHSGSVVAGIIGISKFSYDLWGDTVNVASRMESNGLPGKIQVTAATYERLKEQFVLEERGHIPIKGKGRMLTYWLIEEQKKSF, from the coding sequence ATGCAGATGAAGGCGGAACAAACTGAAAACTATCAAGCAGATATTTTAGTAGTTGACGATACGCCAGATAATCTGCGTTTGTTGATTAGAATTTTGCAAAAAAATGGCTATAAAGTTCGACCTGTTACTAATGGTTTTTCGGCGTTAGATGCTATTCAATCTAGCGCACCAGATTTGATTTTACTCGATATTATGATGCCGGATATTGACGGCTACGAACTATGTAAAAAATTAAAAGCACAATCGCAATTTAAGGAAATTCCCATCATTTTTCTCAGCGCGCTAGAAGAAGGAATAAATAAAGCCAAAGCTTTTGAAGTTGGTGGAGCGGATTATATCACCAAACCTTTTCAAGTGAAAGAAGTGTTGGCGCGAGTGAGCAATCAACTTACTGTGCGTTTATTGCAAATGCAATTGCAAGAAAAAAATCAAAAATTGACCGCTCAAAATATCCAGTTGCACCAAGAAATTGCTGAACGCCACCAGGTGGAAATGGAAACAAGATTGCTGCTGCAGGCCACTCAAGCTATTAGCAAATCTGAGGATTTTGAGTCGGCTATAGATGTGATTTTAGGTTTAATTTGCAAAACTATTGAATGGAATCTGGGCGAAGCTTGGATTCCTTGCAGTGATGGCTTTTTAAAATGCGCTACAGGCAGGTACGTCAGTGACTTGAGTTTTGCCCAATTCCGACAAACAAGTTGGCAGTTAATTTTTGCTCCCGGTGTGGGACTCCCAGGTAGGATTGGGCAGTCGCAGCAGTCTGAATGGATCGAGGATGTTTCTACTGCACCGGAACAAGTTTTTTCACGAGCGGAAATTGCGCGGAGTGTGGGATTGAAAGCGGCTTTTGGGGTGCCAATTTTGGCGGACAACCAAGTGTTAGCTATTTTGATTTTTTATCGCGAAAAAGTTCTGAAATGTCAGCCGCGCTTGTTGGAATTAGTGAGCGCCGTTGCTACGCAGCTCGGTTCGTTGATTCAGCGAAAACAAGCTGAAGCAGCGCTGAAAGTGCAGCAAGGGCAAACAGAGAAATTGCTGCTGAATATTTTACCGAAACCTATTGCGGATCGCTTGCAAAAAGAGCAAAAGTTGATAGCGGATCATTTTGATGAGGTGAGCGTCTTGTTTGCTGATTTGGTTGGTTTTACAGAGTTTTCGGCTCACAAAAGTCCGACGCAGTTGGTAGAAATTTTGAACGGGATTTTCTCGGAGTTCGATAGGTTGTCTGAATTGCACGGGTTGGAAAAGATTAAGACGATTGGGGATGCTTACATGGTGGTTGGGGGTTTGCCGACGCCGCGGGAGGATCACTCGGAGGCGATCGCACTTTTAGCTTTGGAGATGCAGGCAGCTTTGAGGAGGTTTAATGCCAAAATGGGAGAAAATTTTCAATTGAGGCTCGGAATTCACAGCGGTTCGGTGGTGGCTGGAATTATTGGGATTAGTAAATTTAGCTATGATTTGTGGGGGGATACTGTTAATGTTGCTTCACGCATGGAGTCGAACGGATTGCCTGGTAAAATTCAAGTGACGGCGGCGACTTACGAGCGTTTGAAAGAGCAGTTTGTTTTGGAAGAACGGGGTCATATCCCGATTAAAGGTAAAGGAAGAATGCTGACTTACTGGTTAATTGAAGAACAAAAGAAATCTTTTTAA